One Leptospira bouyouniensis DNA window includes the following coding sequences:
- a CDS encoding transposase yields the protein MEFLTGGDFSPSPTKSASPNLKNPKSSPTKEQSDNRQGERSNCVKINERLASSCEDTDKIKKRTHNILSDPKLNQFFKLKTLTILNALYPKSCGCSKPNLVYLKVKGRESIARCSSCHKMVSLTANTPFQGYKSNLAYISFIIWDMVNQYPKIMTSMEISRKLNLSYKTSFYLKKRLQIIFSQLNDNLKKNLYEELKNPVESDKKPIAVADSVCLFSASLRANKFRSRRYKTGTASIYLSNSLGGEQKGVLVHTVGINHGMSFYKSIPLNNQEYLGKDLDDKIPKNVTLYTDEGYTFIWDRPNHKMVNHSRKSNDPRYNLSRERWVTREGVSSNGAEARNNILKQSFRSYGYVSPKYSQLYLDEISFLGNIRFVPELRSLLSLGEVNFVGLGNKSYSQENLTHNIKKYLYRPLTLEERKLESRSSLINYLDSEKLDNLSKALKEAIQDNNQFWSQSYIENHKRRNESKYNLIARKVWVLLETRKWTTLDDLVKTSGYGRLEVLFILKKWVNVGLINMSKTSDRYMDTYRIYKKSNELYYLLYTEAKEQIKTNWKQFNKKLFKTKKYRSNRKYGN from the coding sequence TTGGAATTTTTAACTGGTGGGGACTTCTCACCATCCCCCACAAAATCCGCTTCACCCAACCTCAAAAACCCAAAATCAAGTCCAACTAAGGAACAAAGCGATAATCGACAAGGAGAGCGTTCTAACTGTGTAAAGATAAATGAAAGGCTCGCTTCTTCATGCGAAGATACTGACAAAATAAAAAAAAGAACGCACAATATATTATCTGATCCTAAGCTAAATCAGTTCTTCAAATTAAAAACGCTCACAATCCTTAACGCTCTCTATCCTAAGTCCTGTGGATGCTCTAAACCTAATCTAGTTTATCTCAAAGTGAAGGGTAGGGAATCCATCGCTAGGTGTTCCTCATGCCATAAAATGGTCTCTCTCACAGCCAATACTCCATTCCAGGGATACAAATCGAATCTAGCCTACATAAGCTTCATCATTTGGGACATGGTGAATCAGTACCCTAAGATCATGACATCAATGGAGATCAGTCGTAAGTTAAACCTATCCTATAAGACCAGCTTCTACTTAAAAAAAAGGCTCCAAATTATCTTCTCACAGCTCAATGATAACCTTAAGAAGAATCTATACGAGGAGCTTAAAAACCCTGTAGAATCAGATAAAAAACCTATAGCTGTAGCAGATAGCGTTTGTTTATTTTCCGCTTCATTGAGGGCAAATAAATTCAGAAGTAGAAGATACAAAACAGGAACAGCTTCTATCTATTTGAGTAACTCACTTGGAGGAGAACAGAAGGGAGTATTAGTTCACACTGTAGGGATTAATCACGGAATGAGTTTCTACAAATCGATTCCACTTAATAATCAAGAATACCTAGGGAAGGACTTAGATGATAAGATTCCTAAGAATGTAACTCTCTACACTGATGAAGGATATACATTTATCTGGGATAGACCTAACCACAAAATGGTCAATCATTCTCGCAAGAGTAATGATCCAAGATATAACTTAAGCCGTGAAAGGTGGGTGACTAGGGAAGGTGTGAGTTCTAACGGAGCTGAAGCAAGGAATAATATCTTAAAGCAATCCTTCAGAAGCTATGGATATGTAAGTCCCAAATATTCTCAGCTCTACCTCGACGAAATAAGCTTCTTAGGGAATATAAGGTTTGTTCCTGAATTGAGAAGTTTACTGAGTTTGGGTGAAGTGAATTTTGTGGGTTTAGGTAATAAGAGCTATTCGCAAGAAAACCTAACGCATAACATCAAAAAATACCTCTATCGACCACTAACGCTAGAAGAAAGGAAGCTTGAAAGTCGATCCTCATTAATCAATTACTTGGATTCTGAGAAGCTAGATAATTTATCTAAGGCTCTTAAAGAAGCTATTCAGGATAATAATCAATTCTGGAGTCAAAGCTACATTGAGAACCATAAGAGAAGGAATGAGTCCAAATATAATCTGATCGCTAGAAAGGTTTGGGTTCTCTTGGAAACGAGAAAATGGACAACTTTAGATGATCTCGTTAAGACTTCAGGCTATGGAAGGTTAGAGGTTCTCTTCATCCTTAAGAAGTGGGTTAACGTAGGCTTAATAAATATGTCCAAAACTAGTGATAGATATATGGATACTTATCGTATCTACAAAAAATCAAACGAGCTTTATTACCTTCTTTATACAGAGGCTAAAGAGCAAATCAAAACCAATTGGAAACAATTTAATAAAAAATTATTCAAAACCAAAAAATATAGGAGCAACCGAAAATATGGGAACTAA
- a CDS encoding LA_3334 family protein — translation MNSLKYFQLTTIVCFFFSTISISLNAAELRFPNGDGFYAEFVYEDERMLVVRFKDKEYKIPKKELEYYDLSNKGQLNNSYKITILSLKNGSVIKGTIAERKKDEIIIKSELGFLTISKDEIKNNNSETDEHPEFPIVYLANDKLDNLTRIGGSVSFLPLFAPLGTQTPPLYGISLFTEPAFLRFKNTYQLGFKYEYLQSTGPIREISIHSGFTYLYQSKVFNSNPLLDFYGIVGLGISSVNYKYDQSNSKVGANPSAYFELGWQGLKYGPSFYRFGWKNQCFFEIEKTHCGSGLEITGGMNF, via the coding sequence ATGAATTCTTTAAAATATTTTCAACTAACAACAATTGTTTGTTTTTTCTTTTCAACAATCAGTATCTCATTAAACGCAGCTGAGCTTAGATTTCCAAATGGAGATGGCTTCTATGCTGAATTCGTATATGAAGATGAACGAATGCTCGTTGTCCGTTTCAAAGATAAAGAATACAAAATTCCCAAGAAAGAACTCGAGTATTATGATTTATCTAACAAGGGACAACTGAATAATTCTTACAAAATTACAATTTTATCACTAAAAAATGGAAGTGTGATAAAAGGAACGATCGCAGAACGAAAAAAAGATGAAATCATAATCAAATCAGAGTTAGGGTTTTTGACAATCAGTAAGGATGAAATCAAGAACAACAATTCAGAAACTGACGAACATCCAGAATTTCCAATCGTTTATTTAGCAAATGATAAGCTAGATAACCTAACACGAATAGGAGGAAGTGTTTCCTTTTTACCTTTGTTTGCTCCTCTTGGCACTCAAACGCCTCCGTTATACGGCATTTCATTGTTTACTGAACCAGCTTTTTTGCGATTCAAAAATACGTATCAATTAGGATTTAAATACGAATATTTACAATCAACTGGTCCGATTAGGGAAATCAGCATTCATTCTGGTTTCACTTACCTTTATCAATCAAAGGTATTTAATTCAAACCCTCTTCTAGATTTCTATGGAATCGTTGGATTAGGGATATCGTCGGTAAATTATAAATACGATCAAAGTAATTCAAAGGTTGGAGCAAATCCTTCTGCCTATTTTGAACTTGGTTGGCAAGGTCTCAAATACGGACCTTCTTTTTATCGATTTGGATGGAAGAATCAATGTTTCTTCGAAATTGAGAAAACCCATTGCGGATCAGGTCTTGAAATCACAGGTGGAATGAATTTCTAA
- a CDS encoding kelch repeat-containing protein, which yields MKQITFLFLASLFHLVNCANPLTDGGNANTAKIEWQVVTSITTNSAVVSWKCSGKLPGFLITTGPNYSNVDTSFLENEIHAVSLSNLITDSEYRYVPSCGSKEGGLGIPATFRTLSDNATRYRRGIWIVGGIGSDKNPVSEIDFFDPVDNTWFPAITNVPTPRLNAQIVSFKNKIYVIGGIVKNGASYTMSRLVEAYDPITNTWNRNLSDMPSTLQGGVVGSFDEEIIILGGTTTTDMTTGTIFNTIYKFFPNLGNNGTWISLLSSTNIFPRIDMAGCTYNGSLIFTGGRFYSDGLAYATTDAYSPSLNSTSGKIEASISLARHGSGYACYRPISTDPFPSDTPAIFVAGGSTGTNISQPVTAVTNSNRFEYSFLGTASNSFVTGSNIPIALYYPAMEISYEKRKLYLFGGASEFNLPIDQVYTLDLTNPGGNPWVQESLNMPRSRFGHKAVILSR from the coding sequence ATGAAGCAAATAACGTTTTTATTTTTAGCATCTCTCTTTCATTTAGTCAACTGTGCAAATCCACTTACTGACGGTGGTAACGCAAATACAGCTAAAATTGAATGGCAAGTCGTTACAAGTATTACTACAAATTCAGCAGTCGTAAGTTGGAAATGCTCAGGAAAACTTCCAGGATTTTTAATCACCACTGGTCCAAACTATAGCAATGTTGATACCTCCTTTTTGGAAAATGAAATACATGCTGTTTCATTATCAAATTTGATTACAGATTCAGAATACCGTTACGTTCCTTCTTGTGGATCAAAGGAAGGAGGACTTGGAATTCCAGCAACGTTTAGAACTTTATCTGACAATGCGACAAGATATCGAAGGGGTATTTGGATTGTAGGGGGAATTGGATCTGACAAAAACCCAGTTAGCGAAATAGATTTTTTCGATCCAGTTGATAACACTTGGTTTCCAGCTATTACAAATGTACCTACTCCGAGACTAAACGCTCAAATAGTCTCATTCAAAAACAAAATTTATGTAATCGGTGGAATTGTTAAAAATGGTGCCTCATATACTATGAGCCGTCTAGTTGAGGCATATGATCCAATAACAAACACCTGGAATCGAAACCTTTCAGATATGCCATCCACTCTGCAAGGCGGTGTAGTTGGTTCATTTGATGAAGAAATCATCATCTTAGGTGGAACAACAACAACCGACATGACAACAGGAACAATCTTTAATACAATTTATAAATTCTTCCCAAATTTAGGGAATAATGGGACTTGGATCAGCCTACTTTCTAGCACAAATATCTTCCCTCGGATTGATATGGCTGGTTGCACGTATAATGGAAGCTTAATCTTTACAGGCGGAAGATTCTATTCAGATGGTTTGGCATATGCAACTACAGATGCATATTCACCATCTTTAAACTCTACATCAGGTAAAATTGAAGCATCAATTTCTTTAGCCAGACATGGTTCAGGATATGCATGCTACAGACCAATATCGACCGATCCATTCCCATCTGATACACCAGCAATTTTTGTTGCAGGTGGCTCAACAGGAACCAATATATCTCAACCTGTTACGGCAGTGACAAATTCTAATCGATTTGAATATTCGTTTCTAGGAACAGCATCAAATTCATTTGTCACTGGCTCAAACATACCAATTGCCTTATATTACCCTGCTATGGAAATCTCTTACGAAAAGAGGAAATTATATCTCTTCGGTGGAGCATCTGAATTTAATTTGCCTATTGATCAGGTGTATACTTTAGATTTAACAAATCCTGGTGGTAATCCATGGGTTCAAGAATCTTTGAATATGCCTAGAAGTAGATTTGGTCATAAAGCTGTGATTTTAAGTAGATAA
- a CDS encoding RDD family protein: MSQYQNYNIPYGVTLATPVKRFLAAIIDIGIIYGSGIFVLLIMFLVDLWIQSENQISLLYLFCICLAFILFPFVFNMYLLEKYGQSMGKKIIKIKIIDESGAMISTDRLIMLRHILPAILFNIPILGFIFFLLDSVLIFSKTRQCLHDRFAKTIVINC, encoded by the coding sequence ATGAGTCAGTATCAAAATTATAATATACCTTATGGCGTAACTCTGGCAACACCAGTAAAGAGGTTTTTGGCGGCAATCATTGACATAGGTATTATTTATGGGAGTGGAATTTTTGTTTTGTTAATCATGTTTTTAGTGGATCTTTGGATTCAGTCAGAGAATCAGATCAGTCTCCTTTATCTTTTTTGCATATGTTTAGCTTTTATACTATTTCCTTTCGTGTTCAATATGTATTTGTTGGAAAAATATGGACAATCAATGGGAAAAAAAATAATAAAAATCAAAATTATTGATGAATCAGGTGCAATGATTTCAACCGATCGATTGATTATGTTGAGACATATTTTACCTGCTATTTTATTCAACATTCCTATCTTGGGATTTATATTTTTTTTACTAGATAGTGTTTTAATTTTTTCAAAAACAAGGCAGTGTTTGCATGATCGTTTTGCAAAAACAATCGTGATCAATTGTTAG